From the genome of Ignavibacteriales bacterium, one region includes:
- a CDS encoding Ig-like domain-containing protein has protein sequence MNKIKNYFKMLLIPLMIVMIMASCDDRVGVTTPTVVTIPTVSSTSPANAATAVAFGSNITATFSEAMNSSSITTATFTLMQGTSFVSGTVSYTGTTATFRPSSNLTANT, from the coding sequence ATGAACAAGATAAAAAACTATTTCAAGATGTTGTTAATTCCACTGATGATTGTAATGATTATGGCTAGCTGCGATGATAGAGTTGGAGTTACAACTCCAACAGTCGTCACAATACCAACAGTGAGTTCAACAAGTCCTGCTAATGCTGCAACTGCTGTGGCTTTTGGCAGTAATATAACCGCAACTTTCAGTGAAGCGATGAACTCTTCATCAATTACCACCGCAACATTTACATTGATGCAAGGAACATCGTTTGTCTCAGGCACAGTATCTTATACAGGCACGACTGCAACTTTTAGACCCTCAAGCAATCTTACGGCAAATACT
- a CDS encoding autotransporter outer membrane beta-barrel domain-containing protein, giving the protein MKKIFIGILSLVLFVFINACSSSSDPQFRIKNEQSNKVNVNVQTTGNDKLSINDIGAGQTTEYQKFSEGNITVTSVTQNESVSFLAAKNTRYTIVISSDQTPSVTVEQ; this is encoded by the coding sequence ATGAAAAAAATATTTATCGGTATTCTTAGCTTAGTACTTTTTGTTTTCATCAATGCCTGTTCAAGTAGTTCTGACCCTCAGTTCCGTATAAAGAATGAACAGTCAAATAAAGTCAATGTAAATGTACAGACGACGGGAAACGATAAATTGAGCATTAACGATATCGGTGCGGGACAAACAACTGAATATCAAAAATTCTCTGAAGGGAACATTACAGTAACAAGTGTTACCCAGAATGAGTCGGTATCTTTTCTTGCTGCAAAGAATACTCGCTACACAATTGTAATTAGCTCAGACCAAACGCCGTCAGTAACAGTAGAACAGTAA
- a CDS encoding sigma-70 family RNA polymerase sigma factor has product MIKDLILEQKYSDFNSEVIPHLSSLKNYALKMTNDNDDSEDLLQDTLLKAFRFFDNYKKGSNARAWLFKIMKNSFINDYRKKNKQPFKLDYDDVQNFYENIKPEDVSTQHYIQDEFYNVFDDEIVNALSTLPDDFRTVVFLSDIEGYSYKEISEFVDCPIGTVRSRLNRTRKILYALLHNYVQSNNHPALKIKEENYEQRSKR; this is encoded by the coding sequence TTGATTAAAGATCTTATTCTAGAACAAAAATATTCTGACTTCAATTCAGAAGTAATTCCTCATTTAAGTTCACTCAAAAATTATGCCTTAAAAATGACGAATGATAATGACGATTCCGAAGACTTATTACAGGATACTTTGTTGAAAGCATTTAGATTCTTCGATAATTATAAAAAAGGTTCAAACGCAAGAGCGTGGCTGTTCAAAATTATGAAAAATTCATTCATAAATGATTACCGCAAAAAGAATAAACAACCTTTCAAACTTGATTACGATGATGTCCAAAATTTTTATGAAAATATTAAACCGGAAGATGTATCAACACAGCACTATATACAGGATGAATTCTACAATGTTTTTGATGATGAAATTGTAAATGCACTTTCTACTTTACCTGATGATTTCCGCACAGTTGTTTTCCTATCTGATATTGAGGGTTACTCATATAAAGAAATTTCTGAATTTGTTGATTGTCCCATAGGTACTGTGCGCTCACGATTAAACCGCACACGAAAAATTCTATATGCACTTCTCCACAATTATGTTCAGTCAAATAACCACCCTGCATTAAAAATTAAGGAAGAAAATTATGAGCAAAGATCAAAGCGGTAA
- a CDS encoding DUF4404 family protein: MVQNTIEKIEEKIRTNSSLTAKNKTELLDLLATLKPEISKFSEAQREHAESIAGFMERSAHEATRHEKNPTLLKIAVDGLSSSVKGFEESHPQLVENVNYIANALANMGI, translated from the coding sequence ATGGTGCAAAATACAATTGAAAAAATCGAAGAGAAGATTAGGACAAACAGTTCTCTCACGGCAAAAAATAAAACTGAGCTTCTTGATCTGCTGGCAACTCTGAAACCCGAAATTTCGAAATTTTCAGAAGCACAAAGAGAACATGCGGAGAGCATTGCCGGATTCATGGAACGCTCTGCTCACGAAGCAACACGGCATGAGAAGAATCCAACACTTTTAAAGATTGCCGTTGATGGTTTGTCCAGTTCGGTAAAAGGTTTTGAAGAATCGCACCCGCAATTGGTAGAAAATGTGAATTACATTGCAAATGCATTAGCGAACATGGGTATTTAA
- a CDS encoding zinc-dependent alcohol dehydrogenase family protein, producing the protein MKALVYNGPGKRGWEEKPKPVIKNSSDAIIKITKTTICGTDLHIMKGDVPEVIEGLILGHEGVGIIEEVGTGVSNFKVGDKVLISCITSCGICDACKKGMYSHCETGGWILGHMIDGTQAEYVRIPHADTSLYHLPDGVDEEALVMLSDILPTGFECGVLKGQIEPGDTVAIVGAGPIGLAALLTAQFYSPAEIIMVDQDENRLKIAKTFGATKLVSNNTIEDIMKLTNGKGVDVAIEAVGIPATFDICQSIIAAGGNIANIGVHGKSVELHLEKLWSRNITITTRLVDTVTIPLLLKTVLSGKLQPAKLITHRFALNEIMKAYDTFGNAAKEKALKVILTNQ; encoded by the coding sequence ATGAAGGCCTTAGTATATAATGGTCCGGGCAAGCGAGGATGGGAAGAAAAACCGAAACCCGTAATTAAAAATTCGTCGGATGCAATTATAAAAATAACAAAAACTACCATTTGCGGAACTGATCTTCACATCATGAAAGGAGATGTTCCTGAAGTGATTGAAGGTCTTATACTTGGGCATGAAGGAGTTGGTATTATTGAAGAAGTTGGAACGGGTGTTTCGAATTTTAAAGTTGGCGACAAGGTGCTGATTTCATGTATCACATCTTGTGGAATTTGTGACGCGTGTAAGAAAGGAATGTATTCTCATTGCGAAACCGGCGGTTGGATTCTCGGTCATATGATCGATGGAACACAAGCTGAATATGTAAGAATACCTCATGCCGATACAAGTCTGTATCATCTTCCGGATGGTGTGGATGAAGAAGCGCTTGTTATGTTGAGCGATATTTTACCAACCGGGTTTGAATGCGGAGTTCTAAAGGGACAAATCGAACCAGGAGATACAGTTGCTATAGTTGGTGCAGGACCAATTGGACTTGCAGCTTTACTAACTGCACAATTCTATTCCCCAGCCGAGATTATAATGGTTGATCAAGATGAAAACCGGTTAAAAATTGCAAAAACATTTGGAGCAACAAAGCTTGTTAGTAACAATACTATTGAAGATATAATGAAACTTACAAATGGAAAGGGGGTTGACGTAGCTATCGAAGCAGTAGGTATACCTGCGACATTTGATATTTGTCAATCAATCATTGCTGCTGGAGGAAACATAGCAAACATTGGTGTTCACGGCAAAAGTGTTGAATTACATCTAGAAAAGTTGTGGTCTAGAAACATAACAATTACAACCCGTCTTGTTGATACAGTAACCATACCATTGTTGTTGAAAACAGTATTGTCAGGAAAACTGCAACCGGCAAAACTAATAACTCATCGGTTTGCACTAAACGAAATAATGAAAGCATACGATACATTTGGAAATGCAGCAAAAGAAAAAGCTCTCAAAGTTATTCTTACAAATCAATGA
- a CDS encoding glycosidase produces the protein MNNQHEELFHRNKLNPILTANNWPYPINSVFNAGATLLPDGTTLLLCRVEDRRGLSHFCVARSVNGIDGWQIDPEPTLLPDPKNHPEELWGIEDPRITFVKELNKYVVVYTAFSRDGPGVALALTEDFRTFERHGIIMSPEDKDAALLPYRIGGNWALIHRPVSAPRAHMWISYSPDLIHWGSHKLMMDARKGAWWDANKIGLSPPPIETSQGWLVIYHGVRQSCGGCIYRLGLALFDLNKPEICIKRGNEWVFAPEEPYEQRGDVGNVVFPCGYTIGPDGDTLNIYYGAADTSIALATGSIKEMLGWLEQHSS, from the coding sequence ATGAACAATCAGCATGAAGAACTTTTTCACCGTAATAAATTAAATCCAATTCTTACAGCAAATAATTGGCCTTATCCTATAAACAGTGTATTCAATGCAGGTGCTACATTACTGCCTGATGGTACAACTTTACTTTTGTGCCGTGTAGAAGACCGGCGAGGATTATCTCACTTTTGTGTTGCCCGTTCCGTAAATGGAATTGATGGCTGGCAAATTGATCCGGAGCCAACTCTATTACCAGATCCTAAGAATCATCCGGAAGAATTATGGGGCATTGAAGATCCGCGAATTACTTTCGTTAAAGAATTGAATAAATATGTTGTTGTCTATACTGCTTTTTCGCGAGACGGTCCCGGTGTTGCTTTGGCACTCACAGAAGATTTCCGCACCTTTGAACGGCATGGTATTATAATGTCGCCTGAAGATAAAGATGCGGCATTACTTCCATATCGAATTGGCGGTAATTGGGCTTTGATCCATCGTCCGGTCAGTGCGCCAAGAGCCCATATGTGGATTTCTTATTCACCGGACTTGATTCATTGGGGAAGTCACAAGTTAATGATGGATGCAAGAAAGGGCGCATGGTGGGATGCAAATAAAATTGGTCTTTCACCCCCGCCGATTGAAACATCACAGGGCTGGTTAGTTATTTATCATGGAGTAAGACAATCATGTGGTGGATGCATTTATAGGTTAGGACTCGCACTGTTTGATTTGAACAAACCAGAAATATGCATTAAGCGTGGCAACGAATGGGTCTTCGCTCCGGAAGAACCTTACGAGCAACGGGGCGATGTTGGTAATGTTGTTTTTCCATGCGGGTACACAATCGGGCCGGATGGCGATACACTTAATATTTATTATGGCGCGGCAGATACAAGCATTGCCTTAGCTACAGGCAGTATAAAAGAAATGCTTGGTTGGCTTGAACAACACAGTTCATAA
- a CDS encoding glycosyltransferase family 4 protein — translation MKKKAALSTLNRIAFIGNYSPRQCGIATFTTDLCEAIAAQYVETTCIALPVNDIEAGYAYPTRVRFELIEKDVDSYRRAADFLNINDVDLVCVQFEYGIFGGKVGSHILSLLRELRMPIVTTLHTILKNPDHDQRRVLEEVAALSDRLVVMSERGSDFLQTIYNVSSEKIDLIPHGIPDVPFVDPSFNKDLFGVEGKTVLLSFGLLSASKGIETVISAMPKIVARYPDCVYMVVGATHPHVLQSEGETYRLSLQWLAHQKGVESNVIFYNRFVSLEELVEFIGAADIYITPYLNEAQITSGTLAYTVGAGKAVISTPYWYAQEMLADGRGMLVPFRDSDALAEQVINLLENESERHAMRKRAYKFGRGMIWSEVAKRYMESFELARVERRHYTPPGFIAKALDKRSGELPPLKLDHLNRLTDYTGILQHALFTVPNYSHGYTTDDNARALLVSILLDELGSSENLGLTYRYLAFLGFAFNDETKRFRNFMDYQRNWLEDNGSDDSHGRALLALGTLLSHSNTPAFNSIAGWLFEQTLPAILSTTSPRAWAFALIGIYEYLQKFAGDSRANHVRDELAGRLLTLYQNNRSEKWRWFEKELSYCNAVLPHALLSCGKSIPNTAMTDGGLESLKWLADLHRADTDHFVPIGSNGFYKEGEERARFDQQPVEAQTMVSASLEAFRITGDKFWKQEARQAFEWFLGRNDLNLSVYDPTTGGCRDGLHSDRLNENQGSESTLAFLQSLLELRLAEQTHLSMEALLK, via the coding sequence TTGAAAAAAAAGGCAGCACTTTCCACACTCAACCGTATCGCCTTCATCGGAAATTATTCACCGCGTCAGTGCGGCATAGCAACATTTACTACAGATTTATGCGAGGCAATCGCTGCACAATATGTTGAAACAACTTGTATTGCACTTCCTGTTAATGATATAGAAGCTGGTTATGCATATCCAACACGGGTACGATTTGAACTCATAGAAAAAGATGTTGATTCCTACCGCCGTGCAGCAGATTTTCTAAATATCAACGACGTTGATCTGGTTTGTGTGCAATTTGAGTATGGAATCTTCGGCGGAAAAGTAGGAAGTCATATTCTTTCACTTTTGCGTGAGCTGAGAATGCCGATAGTTACAACCTTGCATACAATACTAAAAAACCCCGATCATGATCAACGTAGAGTATTGGAAGAGGTTGCAGCGTTATCCGATCGTCTCGTAGTTATGAGTGAACGCGGTTCTGATTTTTTACAAACCATCTATAATGTGTCATCGGAAAAAATTGATTTGATTCCGCACGGTATTCCAGATGTACCGTTTGTTGATCCAAGTTTCAATAAAGATTTATTTGGAGTAGAAGGGAAAACTGTCTTGCTAAGTTTTGGTTTACTCTCAGCAAGTAAAGGAATAGAAACCGTAATTTCGGCTATGCCTAAAATAGTTGCACGCTACCCGGATTGTGTCTATATGGTAGTTGGCGCTACACATCCTCACGTCTTGCAATCCGAGGGTGAAACTTATCGGCTCTCGCTTCAGTGGTTAGCACATCAAAAAGGTGTAGAAAGTAATGTTATCTTTTATAACCGCTTTGTCAGTCTGGAAGAACTTGTTGAATTCATTGGCGCAGCCGATATCTATATTACTCCTTATTTAAATGAAGCACAGATTACATCCGGAACTTTGGCTTATACTGTAGGAGCTGGAAAAGCCGTTATCTCTACACCATATTGGTATGCACAAGAAATGCTTGCTGATGGGCGTGGCATGCTGGTTCCGTTCCGCGATTCTGATGCCTTAGCTGAGCAAGTAATCAATCTATTGGAGAATGAATCCGAAAGGCATGCCATGCGCAAGCGTGCTTATAAATTTGGACGAGGTATGATTTGGTCTGAAGTGGCGAAACGTTATATGGAAAGTTTTGAACTTGCACGGGTAGAGCGTCGACATTATACACCACCTGGATTTATTGCGAAAGCTCTTGATAAAAGATCTGGCGAATTGCCTCCTTTAAAACTCGATCACCTAAACCGTCTAACAGATTATACCGGTATACTTCAACACGCACTTTTTACCGTACCTAATTATTCACATGGTTATACAACCGATGACAATGCGCGGGCTCTTTTAGTTAGTATTCTCTTAGATGAACTAGGCAGCAGCGAGAATTTGGGTTTAACTTACCGCTATCTTGCCTTTCTTGGATTTGCATTCAACGATGAAACAAAACGTTTTCGAAATTTTATGGACTATCAACGCAATTGGTTGGAAGATAATGGTTCAGATGACAGTCATGGTCGTGCACTTTTAGCTTTGGGAACATTATTAAGCCATTCTAATACACCTGCTTTCAATAGTATAGCTGGTTGGTTGTTTGAACAAACTTTACCCGCAATTCTCTCAACTACAAGCCCTCGTGCTTGGGCATTTGCACTTATAGGTATTTATGAATATTTACAAAAATTTGCAGGCGACAGCAGGGCTAACCATGTACGAGATGAATTAGCGGGACGGCTTCTAACATTATATCAAAACAATCGTTCTGAAAAATGGCGATGGTTTGAAAAAGAACTTTCATATTGCAATGCTGTTCTACCACATGCATTGCTCTCATGCGGCAAATCAATACCTAACACAGCTATGACTGATGGCGGTTTGGAGTCGTTAAAATGGCTTGCAGATTTACATCGTGCGGATACAGACCATTTTGTCCCGATCGGATCAAATGGTTTTTATAAAGAAGGTGAAGAACGTGCCCGTTTTGATCAGCAGCCAGTTGAAGCGCAAACGATGGTATCGGCTAGTCTCGAGGCATTCAGAATTACAGGTGATAAATTTTGGAAACAGGAAGCTCGTCAAGCATTTGAATGGTTTCTCGGACGTAATGATTTAAATCTTTCCGTTTACGATCCAACGACAGGCGGCTGCCGCGATGGTTTGCATTCCGACCGTCTGAACGAAAATCAAGGATCAGAATCAACTTTAGCTTTTCTCCAATCATTGTTGGAGTTACGCTTGGCTGAACAGACTCATCTATCTATGGAGGCATTATTAAAATGA
- a CDS encoding DUF4070 domain-containing protein, with amino-acid sequence MNILMVYPMYPDTFWSFKHALKFVSKKASFPPLGLLTVAAMLPKEWNKKLIDMNASNLIDKDILWADYVFISAMSIQSESANQVIERCKKLKAKIVAGGPLFTSSPEYYQEIDHLILNEAEITLPQFLNDLNEGKPKRKYTSEEWANITATPLPLWELVSLKNYTSMNVQYSRGCPFDCDFCDITVLYGRKPRTKTKAQVLAELDALYFTGWRGPVFFVDDNFIGNKVKLKEEVLPAIIEWMEKRKNPFYFNTEVSINLADDDKLMQLMVKAGFEAVFIGIESPNEESLIECNKPQNRNRDLIQSVKKIQSEGMEVQGGFIVGFDNDPPVIFEELTNFIQESGIVTAMVGLLNAPRGTKLQKRLLNEGRLLSDFTGNNTDFSMNFIPQMNPEILLNGYKKILNTIYSPKYFYERVMRFMKDFEPKKKKVFHLNPNYILALFKSMLKLGVVGEERIYYWKLFFWSLFRKPQLFSLAILFTIYGFHFKKISNSFY; translated from the coding sequence ATGAATATTTTAATGGTCTATCCGATGTATCCCGATACATTTTGGAGTTTTAAGCATGCTCTCAAATTTGTATCGAAGAAAGCAAGCTTTCCTCCTTTAGGATTATTAACCGTTGCCGCAATGCTTCCAAAAGAATGGAACAAAAAATTAATTGATATGAACGCGAGCAATCTCATTGATAAAGATATTCTTTGGGCAGATTACGTTTTCATAAGCGCCATGTCAATTCAAAGTGAATCGGCAAATCAAGTCATCGAAAGATGCAAAAAGCTAAAAGCAAAAATTGTTGCCGGCGGACCTTTATTTACAAGCAGCCCGGAATATTACCAAGAGATAGATCATTTGATTCTTAATGAAGCCGAAATTACACTTCCGCAATTTCTAAATGATCTGAACGAAGGAAAGCCGAAACGAAAATACACTTCGGAAGAGTGGGCAAATATTACAGCCACACCTTTGCCTCTTTGGGAATTAGTATCTCTTAAAAATTATACTTCCATGAATGTTCAGTATTCACGCGGATGCCCTTTCGATTGTGACTTCTGCGATATCACGGTTCTTTATGGAAGGAAGCCTCGTACAAAAACTAAAGCACAGGTTTTGGCGGAATTGGACGCATTATATTTTACCGGCTGGCGTGGACCGGTATTTTTTGTAGATGATAATTTCATTGGTAACAAGGTAAAATTGAAAGAGGAAGTTCTTCCTGCAATCATTGAGTGGATGGAGAAAAGAAAAAATCCATTTTACTTCAACACAGAAGTATCAATCAATCTTGCCGATGATGATAAACTGATGCAACTTATGGTTAAGGCGGGATTTGAAGCAGTGTTTATAGGAATCGAATCACCAAATGAAGAAAGTCTAATCGAATGCAACAAGCCTCAAAATCGTAATCGGGATTTAATTCAAAGTGTCAAAAAAATTCAATCGGAGGGCATGGAGGTTCAAGGCGGTTTTATTGTAGGATTTGATAATGATCCTCCGGTTATCTTTGAAGAACTTACAAACTTCATACAAGAGAGCGGAATTGTCACAGCAATGGTTGGTTTATTAAATGCACCAAGAGGAACGAAACTTCAGAAAAGATTACTTAACGAAGGAAGATTGTTAAGCGATTTTACCGGAAATAATACCGACTTTTCAATGAATTTTATCCCGCAGATGAATCCCGAAATTCTTTTAAACGGTTACAAGAAAATATTAAACACAATCTATTCACCCAAATACTTTTATGAACGTGTAATGCGTTTTATGAAAGACTTTGAGCCAAAGAAGAAGAAAGTTTTTCACCTCAATCCGAATTATATACTCGCGCTGTTTAAATCAATGTTGAAATTAGGAGTGGTCGGTGAGGAAAGAATTTATTATTGGAAATTATTTTTTTGGTCGCTGTTCCGCAAACCGCAACTTTTTTCTCTGGCAATATTATTTACGATTTACGGATTTCATTTCAAAAAAATATCCAACAGTTTTTATTGA
- a CDS encoding response regulator transcription factor, translating into MKKIRLLLIEDNRLLRNGILTILKPHNDIIIISASGDGKTTLAKIKQLKPNVVLLDLGLRSQNSLHVVEIVKKDFPQAKIIIMDLAPVQADILQYVRAGANGFILKDASLNDLLITIRTVADGSTVLPPLLVDSLFSQIVDNAVREGKTKLKGAVQMTKREQEVIALLGEGMSNREIGHKIHVSTYTVKSHIHNIMEKLALHTRLEIANYSYTDETLATISKSISMINNL; encoded by the coding sequence ATGAAAAAAATAAGATTATTACTTATTGAAGATAACCGTCTTCTTCGCAATGGAATTCTTACGATTCTTAAACCTCACAATGATATAATTATAATCTCCGCAAGCGGAGACGGTAAGACCACTTTAGCAAAAATAAAGCAGTTAAAACCAAATGTTGTTCTTTTGGATTTGGGATTAAGAAGTCAAAACAGTTTACACGTAGTGGAAATAGTTAAAAAAGATTTTCCGCAGGCAAAAATAATTATTATGGATCTTGCCCCAGTTCAAGCCGATATTTTACAATACGTAAGAGCAGGCGCTAATGGATTCATCCTTAAAGATGCATCGCTTAATGATTTATTAATCACTATACGAACTGTAGCAGATGGGTCAACAGTGCTTCCGCCTTTATTAGTTGATTCACTTTTTTCACAGATTGTTGACAACGCGGTAAGGGAAGGAAAAACTAAACTGAAGGGAGCTGTCCAGATGACTAAACGGGAACAAGAGGTTATTGCGCTTCTTGGTGAAGGAATGAGTAACAGAGAGATCGGTCATAAAATTCATGTATCAACATATACCGTTAAAAGTCATATTCATAATATCATGGAAAAGCTGGCACTACATACACGATTGGAAATTGCAAACTATTCTTACACAGATGAAACTCTTGCAACAATTTCCAAGAGTATTTCAATGATTAACAATTTGTAA
- the kaiC gene encoding circadian clock protein KaiC, translating to MNKKEVKFQRKTLPKAPTSIQGFDEITGGGLPKGRPTLICGGPGCGKTLFAMEFLVRGATRYNEPGVFISFEETEKELTANVASLGFDLDSLVAHKKILLEHIKIERGEIEQTGEYDLKGLFVRIHSAIESIGAKRVVLDTIESLFSALPNSTIVRTELRRLFSWLKKKGVTTIITGERGDGTYTRLTRQGLEEYVSDCVIVLDHRVSDQSSIRRLRIVKYRGSTHGTNEYPFLIDEDGFSVLPVTSLGLNHISTNERISSGIPRLDTMLSGKGYYRGSTILVSGTAGTGKTSLAAQFVEAACRRGERVLYFAFEESPSQYMRNMASIGIHLAPWVKKGILSFHATRPTLFGLEHHLTTTIKLINKVQPQIVVLDPIDAFVIGNNQTEVKIMLLRLVDFLKMRNITAFFVNLSDAGDSQELTDMSISSLIDTWLLLRDIEIGGERNRGLYILKSRGMEHSNQIREFKLTDHGIELLDVYVGPEGVLTGSARLSQEAKNDAEQLLRRQEIERRQFGLALKRAATEAQIVVLRSEFKEEESETQKIIDMEKAKAEMFVHNEKKMAKSRKADKFIKFSRTGKKAS from the coding sequence ATGAATAAAAAAGAAGTGAAATTTCAGCGGAAGACCCTTCCAAAAGCCCCAACAAGTATTCAAGGATTTGACGAAATTACAGGCGGCGGATTACCGAAAGGAAGACCAACTCTAATATGCGGAGGTCCGGGTTGCGGAAAGACGCTTTTTGCGATGGAGTTTCTCGTTCGAGGTGCAACTCGCTACAATGAACCCGGTGTATTCATTTCGTTTGAGGAAACTGAAAAAGAACTTACGGCAAATGTTGCTTCCTTGGGATTCGATTTAGATAGTCTTGTTGCCCATAAAAAGATTTTACTTGAACACATTAAAATTGAGCGCGGTGAAATAGAACAAACTGGTGAATATGATCTGAAAGGTTTGTTCGTCCGAATCCATAGTGCAATTGAAAGCATCGGTGCTAAACGTGTTGTGCTTGATACTATTGAATCTCTTTTCTCAGCGCTGCCCAATTCTACTATTGTACGAACAGAACTGCGGCGGTTATTCAGCTGGTTAAAAAAGAAAGGTGTTACAACTATAATTACCGGAGAACGAGGAGATGGTACATATACTCGTTTAACACGTCAAGGTTTGGAAGAGTACGTTTCCGATTGTGTCATTGTTCTGGATCATCGCGTCAGCGATCAATCATCCATACGCAGATTGCGAATTGTTAAATACCGCGGTTCAACTCACGGTACAAACGAATATCCTTTCTTAATTGATGAGGATGGATTTTCTGTTCTACCGGTCACTTCGCTTGGATTAAACCACATTTCAACTAACGAAAGAATATCCTCCGGTATTCCAAGACTGGATACAATGCTTTCGGGTAAAGGTTACTATCGCGGCAGTACTATACTTGTTTCTGGTACCGCAGGTACAGGTAAAACAAGCCTTGCGGCACAATTTGTTGAAGCTGCTTGCAGGCGCGGAGAGCGCGTTCTTTATTTTGCTTTCGAAGAATCCCCTAGTCAGTATATGCGTAATATGGCATCAATCGGAATTCATTTAGCACCGTGGGTTAAAAAAGGAATACTTAGCTTTCATGCAACACGTCCAACACTCTTTGGATTGGAACATCATTTAACTACTACTATTAAATTAATTAATAAAGTTCAACCGCAAATAGTTGTTCTAGACCCTATTGATGCTTTTGTTATTGGAAACAACCAAACTGAAGTAAAAATAATGTTACTACGACTTGTAGATTTTTTAAAGATGAGAAATATTACTGCATTCTTCGTAAATCTTTCTGACGCGGGTGATAGCCAGGAACTTACAGATATGTCAATATCATCGCTGATAGATACATGGCTGCTTTTGCGTGATATTGAAATTGGCGGTGAGCGCAATAGAGGATTGTATATTCTTAAATCTCGCGGGATGGAACATTCTAATCAGATTCGCGAGTTTAAACTGACAGACCATGGGATTGAATTGCTTGATGTTTATGTTGGTCCGGAAGGTGTATTAACCGGTTCCGCTCGTTTATCACAAGAAGCTAAAAACGATGCAGAACAATTATTACGCCGGCAAGAAATTGAGCGTAGACAATTTGGATTAGCACTAAAACGTGCAGCGACCGAAGCTCAGATTGTTGTACTGCGATCTGAATTTAAAGAGGAAGAATCAGAAACACAAAAAATCATCGATATGGAAAAAGCAAAAGCGGAAATGTTTGTACATAATGAGAAAAAAATGGCAAAGAGTAGAAAAGCAGATAAATTCATAAAATTTAGTCGTACCGGAAAAAAGGCTAGTTGA
- a CDS encoding HPF/RaiA family ribosome-associated protein, which yields MQIQINTDNNIKVHKAFAVQINGVVESALSRLSDNITRVEIHLSDENGEKSGQDDKRCVMEARLEKRQPIAVTHNAATVDQAVNGAADKLVRLIESLLGRQQDQKSQSHE from the coding sequence ATGCAGATCCAAATTAATACAGATAATAACATCAAGGTTCACAAAGCGTTTGCGGTACAGATCAATGGTGTAGTGGAAAGCGCTCTGAGTCGATTGAGTGATAATATCACGCGTGTGGAAATCCATCTGAGCGATGAGAATGGAGAGAAGAGCGGTCAGGACGACAAACGCTGTGTAATGGAAGCCCGCCTCGAAAAACGCCAGCCCATCGCGGTCACTCATAATGCCGCGACAGTTGATCAAGCGGTTAACGGTGCTGCTGATAAATTGGTTAGATTGATCGAGAGTTTACTCGGAAGGCAGCAAGATCAAAAGAGTCAGTCACATGAATGA